A window of the Nibribacter ruber genome harbors these coding sequences:
- a CDS encoding helix-turn-helix domain-containing protein, with translation MPIVVNLDVMMAKRKMSLNELSQKVDLTLSNLSILKTGKAKAVRFTTLEAICKALDCQPGDILEYVNES, from the coding sequence ATGCCCATAGTTGTAAACTTAGACGTGATGATGGCCAAGCGCAAAATGTCATTGAACGAGCTTTCTCAAAAAGTAGACTTAACCCTCTCCAACCTTTCCATTTTAAAGACCGGCAAAGCGAAAGCCGTGCGGTTCACTACCCTGGAGGCCATTTGCAAAGCCTTAGACTGCCAACCCGGCGACATTCTGGAATATGTGAATGAATCATAG